In Rubrivirga marina, the following are encoded in one genomic region:
- a CDS encoding signal peptidase II, with product MRVLWATFALVVVDQITKLVVKYNMELGESIPVVGQLFRFTFTENPGMAFGLTVGSKLFLTLFSIAATVLIFVYLRRVRWAPFGYRMALALVLGGALGNVIDRVFYGVAFGECPPSPPDSYRLFYGCVVDFIHFDVYQGQIFGRNVALFPIGNIADVAIIAGVVLILLTQGRFHEAMQAREATATVPDPEPATEPSPEA from the coding sequence ATGCGCGTCCTCTGGGCCACGTTCGCCCTCGTCGTCGTCGACCAGATCACCAAGCTGGTCGTCAAGTACAACATGGAGCTCGGGGAGTCGATCCCCGTCGTCGGGCAGCTCTTCCGGTTCACGTTCACCGAGAACCCGGGCATGGCGTTCGGGCTGACGGTCGGGAGCAAGCTGTTCCTGACGCTGTTCTCGATCGCGGCGACGGTCCTCATCTTCGTGTACCTCCGGCGCGTGCGGTGGGCGCCGTTCGGGTACCGGATGGCCCTCGCGCTCGTGCTCGGCGGCGCGCTCGGGAACGTCATCGACCGGGTGTTCTACGGCGTCGCGTTCGGCGAATGCCCGCCGTCGCCGCCCGACTCGTACCGCCTGTTCTACGGCTGCGTCGTCGACTTCATCCACTTCGACGTGTACCAGGGCCAGATATTCGGGCGGAACGTGGCCCTGTTCCCCATCGGCAACATCGCCGACGTTGCGATCATCGCCGGGGTGGTGCTGATCTTGCTCACTCAGGGCCGTTTCCACGAGGCCATGCAGGCGCGCGAGGCGACGGCCACGGTGCCCGATCCGGAGCCGGCCACGGAGCCCTCGCCCGAAGCGTAG
- the ileS gene encoding isoleucine--tRNA ligase, with protein MPRYPEVDRFDPVAVEEEVLARWEAEDTFRQSLDIREGAPHFVFYEGPPTANGKPGIHHVMARTIKDLFCRYKTMRGFRVDRKAGWDTHGLPVEIEVEKELGLEGRHQVEEYGVAEYNAACRESVLRYKDLWDDLTKRMGYWVDLDDPYVTFENDYIESVWNLLKRIWDKGLLSKGHKIQWYSPANGTVLSSHEVSLGYKEVQDVSIVVRAHLVEEPRTSLLAWTTTPWTVPSNVAMVVGERIHYVKARQMVEQEDGSKDEEFLIVAKSQASSILKGDYEVVQEMTGADLVGLRYEPMWDLSEDLTDVDGWRVVSADYVTTEDGTGIVHTAPAFGMDDFATGQKHGFPTLNPVTAEGRFADDFRGIGGMWFKDADRAIIRDLAARGLLYREDSYVHNYPHDWRKGTPLMQYPVESWFIRTTEIKDRLVELNQQVNWQPEGIGTGRFGQWLENNVDWAISRMRYWGTPLPIWVSDRDPELIEVIGSIAELREKAGGHFPREALNPRLGDDGLDLHRPYVDEITWPDGQGGTMRRVPDLLDVWFDSGAMPFAQWHYPFENVERFEANVPADFIAEGVDQTRGWFYTLHAIAALVDDRLAYKNVVVNGLVLDANGEKMSKSKGNAVEPFGAIERHGVDPIRWTMMSASPPWEDLRYSDAAVEETTRKFFGTLVNTYRFFATYAGLDGYVRDAAEAVPLDQRTELDRWIVSRLQSTLSEAVEALDAYHPTRATRAVEGFVDDLSNWWLRRSRRRFWKGADDADKRAAYDTLWESLEAVSRMMAPVAPFVAEWLYEVLGGPASVHLQEYPVPDVMAHDAELEGRMALARAVTTATLALRNEAAINVRQPLASLLVVTGVGGVDEAVLRSVEDVVLDEVNVKALQTASGDSGVVVKSAKPNFKALGRRLGPQMKEANAAIRLLETDSVTRYETEGTLELLLPSGSVVLEPGDLEVVSEGVEGRVVRQETLIDPSGATLVVTVALDTTLDDALRAEGVMREFVNRVQQLRKEAGFDVADRIAVEFAPTPALARYVGLGAEAGGAGATGGLAPAFADPVRAETLAESLVVSETPAGDLVRDVEIGGESFPVAVRKL; from the coding sequence ATGCCCCGCTATCCCGAGGTCGACCGCTTCGACCCCGTCGCCGTCGAGGAGGAGGTCCTGGCCCGCTGGGAGGCCGAGGACACGTTCCGCCAGTCCCTCGACATCCGCGAGGGCGCGCCCCACTTCGTGTTCTACGAGGGGCCGCCCACGGCCAACGGCAAGCCGGGCATCCACCACGTGATGGCCCGGACCATCAAGGACCTGTTCTGCCGCTACAAGACGATGCGGGGCTTCCGCGTCGATCGGAAGGCGGGGTGGGACACGCACGGGCTCCCGGTCGAGATCGAGGTCGAGAAGGAGCTCGGGCTGGAGGGCCGGCACCAGGTCGAGGAGTACGGCGTGGCCGAGTACAACGCGGCCTGCCGCGAGTCCGTCCTCCGCTACAAGGACCTCTGGGACGACCTGACCAAGCGGATGGGCTACTGGGTCGACCTCGACGACCCCTACGTCACGTTCGAGAACGACTACATCGAGTCGGTCTGGAATCTCCTCAAGCGGATCTGGGACAAGGGCCTCCTCTCGAAGGGCCACAAGATCCAGTGGTACAGCCCGGCGAATGGGACCGTCCTGTCGTCGCACGAGGTGTCGCTCGGCTACAAGGAGGTCCAGGACGTGTCGATCGTGGTCCGCGCCCACCTCGTCGAGGAGCCGCGGACGTCGCTGCTCGCGTGGACGACCACGCCGTGGACCGTCCCGTCGAACGTGGCGATGGTCGTCGGCGAGCGGATCCACTACGTCAAGGCCCGCCAGATGGTGGAGCAGGAAGATGGCTCCAAGGACGAGGAGTTCCTGATCGTGGCCAAGAGCCAGGCGTCGTCCATCCTCAAGGGCGACTACGAGGTCGTCCAGGAGATGACGGGCGCCGACCTCGTCGGGCTCCGCTACGAGCCGATGTGGGACCTCAGCGAGGACCTCACGGACGTCGACGGCTGGCGCGTCGTCTCGGCCGACTACGTCACGACAGAGGACGGCACGGGCATCGTCCACACCGCGCCGGCCTTCGGCATGGACGACTTCGCGACGGGCCAGAAGCACGGCTTCCCGACGCTCAACCCGGTCACGGCCGAGGGCCGCTTCGCCGACGACTTCCGCGGTATCGGCGGGATGTGGTTCAAGGACGCCGACCGCGCCATCATCCGCGACCTCGCCGCGCGCGGCCTCCTCTACCGCGAGGACAGCTACGTCCACAACTACCCGCACGACTGGCGGAAGGGGACGCCGCTGATGCAGTACCCGGTCGAGAGCTGGTTCATCCGGACGACCGAGATCAAGGACCGCCTCGTCGAGCTCAACCAACAGGTCAACTGGCAGCCGGAGGGCATTGGGACGGGCCGGTTCGGGCAGTGGCTCGAAAACAACGTCGACTGGGCGATTTCTCGAATGCGGTACTGGGGGACGCCGCTCCCGATCTGGGTGAGCGACCGCGACCCCGAACTCATCGAGGTGATCGGATCGATCGCCGAGCTCCGCGAGAAGGCTGGCGGGCACTTCCCGCGCGAGGCCCTCAACCCCCGCCTCGGCGACGACGGGCTCGACCTCCACCGGCCGTACGTCGACGAGATCACGTGGCCCGACGGCCAGGGCGGCACCATGCGCCGCGTGCCCGACCTCCTCGACGTGTGGTTCGACTCGGGCGCCATGCCGTTCGCCCAGTGGCACTACCCGTTCGAGAACGTCGAGCGGTTCGAGGCCAACGTCCCGGCCGACTTCATCGCCGAGGGCGTCGACCAGACGCGCGGGTGGTTCTACACGCTCCACGCCATCGCCGCGCTCGTCGACGACCGGCTGGCGTACAAGAACGTCGTCGTCAACGGGCTCGTCCTCGACGCCAACGGCGAGAAGATGTCGAAGTCGAAGGGCAACGCCGTCGAGCCCTTCGGCGCCATCGAGCGCCACGGCGTCGACCCGATCCGGTGGACGATGATGTCCGCGTCCCCGCCGTGGGAGGACCTCCGCTACTCGGACGCGGCCGTCGAGGAGACGACGCGGAAGTTTTTCGGGACGCTCGTCAACACCTACCGCTTTTTCGCGACCTACGCCGGCCTCGACGGCTACGTCCGCGACGCCGCCGAGGCGGTCCCGCTCGACCAGCGGACCGAGCTCGACCGCTGGATCGTGAGCCGGCTCCAGTCGACGCTCTCGGAGGCCGTCGAGGCCCTCGACGCGTACCACCCGACGCGCGCGACCCGCGCCGTCGAGGGCTTCGTCGACGACCTCTCGAACTGGTGGCTCCGCCGTTCCCGCCGCCGCTTCTGGAAGGGCGCCGACGACGCCGACAAGCGCGCGGCCTACGACACGCTCTGGGAGAGCCTGGAGGCCGTGTCCCGGATGATGGCGCCGGTCGCGCCGTTCGTGGCCGAGTGGCTCTACGAGGTGCTGGGTGGGCCCGCCTCGGTCCACCTCCAGGAGTACCCGGTGCCCGACGTGATGGCTCACGACGCCGAGTTGGAGGGCCGGATGGCGCTCGCCCGCGCGGTCACGACGGCGACGCTCGCCCTGCGCAACGAGGCCGCGATCAACGTCCGCCAGCCGCTCGCGTCGCTGCTCGTCGTGACCGGCGTCGGGGGCGTCGACGAGGCCGTGCTCCGGAGCGTGGAGGACGTGGTCCTCGACGAGGTCAACGTCAAGGCGCTCCAGACGGCATCGGGCGACTCGGGCGTCGTGGTCAAGAGCGCGAAGCCGAACTTCAAGGCGCTCGGCCGACGGCTCGGTCCGCAGATGAAGGAGGCGAACGCCGCCATCCGCCTGCTCGAGACGGACTCGGTCACGCGCTACGAGACGGAGGGGACGCTCGAGCTGCTGCTCCCGAGCGGGTCCGTCGTTCTCGAGCCTGGCGACCTCGAGGTCGTGTCCGAGGGCGTAGAGGGGCGCGTCGTGCGGCAGGAGACGCTCATCGATCCGAGCGGCGCGACGCTGGTCGTGACCGTCGCGCTCGACACGACGCTCGACGACGCGCTCCGGGCCGAGGGCGTCATGCGCGAGTTCGTCAACCGCGTCCAGCAGCTCCGCAAGGAGGCCGGCTTCGACGTGGCCGACCGGATCGCCGTCGAGTTCGCCCCGACGCCGGCCCTGGCCCGCTACGTCGGCCTCGGCGCCGAGGCGGGGGGAGCCGGAGCGACCGGGGGGCTGGCTCCGGCCTTCGCCGATCCGGTCCGCGCCGAAACCCTGGCCGAGTCGCTCGTCGTCTCAGAGACGCCCGCTGGCGACCTCGTCCGCGACGTTGAGATCGGCGGCGAGTCGTTCCCCGTCGCCGTCCGCAAGCTCTAG
- a CDS encoding purine-nucleoside phosphorylase, translating to MTPDIDTARAQVQEAADALRQRVGDSARVGIILGTGLGKLAEEIDARETLSYDEIPHFPLSTVESHDGRLIAGTLRGVEVLAMQGRFHLYEGYSAWQITLPVRVMAALGVEALLISNAAGGMNPLYRRGDLMLTTDHINLQGANPLTGPNIDEWGPRFPDMSAPYDRELRDTAEAAALERGIRLQQGVYVAVVGPNLETRAEYRFLRGIGADVVGMSTVPEVIVARHQGLRCLAISVVTDECFPDALEPVSIEDVLAAAAEAEPKLTTLMGDVVASLA from the coding sequence ATGACGCCCGACATCGACACCGCCCGCGCTCAGGTCCAGGAGGCCGCCGACGCCCTCCGCCAGCGCGTGGGCGACTCGGCCCGCGTCGGGATCATCCTGGGGACCGGGCTGGGCAAGCTGGCCGAGGAGATCGACGCCCGCGAGACCCTCTCGTACGACGAGATCCCGCACTTCCCGCTCTCGACCGTCGAGAGCCACGACGGCCGGCTCATCGCCGGGACGCTCCGCGGCGTCGAGGTGCTGGCGATGCAGGGCCGGTTCCACCTGTACGAGGGCTACAGCGCGTGGCAGATCACGCTGCCTGTCCGCGTGATGGCCGCGCTGGGCGTCGAGGCGCTCCTGATCTCGAACGCGGCCGGCGGCATGAACCCGCTGTACCGCCGCGGCGACCTCATGCTGACGACGGACCACATCAACCTCCAGGGCGCCAACCCACTCACCGGGCCAAACATCGACGAGTGGGGCCCGCGGTTCCCCGACATGTCGGCGCCGTACGACCGCGAGCTCCGGGACACGGCCGAGGCGGCGGCGCTGGAGCGCGGCATCCGGCTGCAGCAGGGCGTCTACGTCGCTGTCGTCGGGCCCAACCTCGAGACCCGCGCCGAGTACCGGTTCCTGCGAGGCATCGGCGCCGACGTGGTTGGGATGAGCACGGTCCCCGAGGTCATCGTCGCCCGGCACCAGGGGCTCCGGTGCCTCGCGATCTCCGTCGTCACCGACGAGTGCTTCCCCGACGCCCTCGAGCCGGTCTCCATCGAGGACGTCCTCGCCGCGGCCGCCGAGGCCGAGCCGAAGCTGACGACGCTGATGGGCGACGTGGTCGCGTCGCTGGCGTAG
- a CDS encoding DivIVA domain-containing protein, translating into MNLTPLDVRRKAFDKGFRGYDPTEVDLFLKQVADRLEEVQEEARRAEERARDTEAKLVHYEKVELALQEALESARESAKRAEAAAQEKARLMIQDAELRAEVILRDAERERHGLRQDLVRLSSRQAEVAARLRGFLLSELEVLAQFQGDDPVGFIKLQAAGVSGQLPPAQSRLEAPIDPPDDLDDSDDDESEAADASLPSADLDDAPEPVAEVRPPTPPEPAEPEPVAPPPFTTPEYPDTSVEAESPAAETPLNAPIDPIEDDADVEPAAPEAPLPGAYAAAPEQPDEDEPAAPPSRPAVTGGWDLRSLVTGEERSVAASDEERERIRRILDDLD; encoded by the coding sequence ATGAACCTCACGCCTCTCGACGTCCGACGGAAAGCGTTCGACAAGGGCTTCCGCGGCTACGACCCCACCGAGGTCGACCTCTTCCTCAAGCAGGTGGCCGACCGCTTGGAGGAGGTCCAGGAGGAGGCGCGCCGCGCCGAGGAGCGCGCCCGCGACACGGAAGCCAAGCTGGTCCACTACGAGAAGGTCGAACTGGCGCTCCAAGAGGCGCTGGAGTCGGCGCGCGAGTCGGCGAAGCGGGCCGAGGCGGCGGCCCAGGAGAAGGCCCGCCTGATGATCCAGGACGCCGAGCTCCGCGCCGAGGTGATCCTCCGCGACGCCGAGCGCGAGCGGCACGGGCTCCGGCAGGACCTCGTCCGCCTCTCGTCGCGGCAGGCCGAGGTGGCCGCCCGGCTCCGCGGGTTCCTCCTCTCGGAGCTCGAGGTGCTGGCCCAGTTCCAGGGCGACGACCCCGTCGGCTTCATCAAGCTGCAGGCGGCCGGCGTCAGCGGGCAGCTCCCGCCCGCACAGTCGCGCCTCGAGGCCCCGATCGACCCGCCCGACGACCTCGACGACTCGGACGACGACGAGTCGGAGGCCGCTGACGCGAGCCTCCCCTCTGCCGACCTCGACGACGCGCCGGAGCCGGTCGCCGAGGTCCGCCCGCCGACGCCCCCGGAGCCCGCCGAGCCCGAGCCCGTCGCCCCCCCGCCGTTCACGACGCCCGAGTACCCCGACACGTCCGTCGAGGCCGAGTCTCCGGCTGCGGAAACGCCGCTCAATGCGCCGATCGACCCGATCGAGGACGATGCCGACGTGGAGCCGGCCGCGCCCGAGGCGCCGCTCCCCGGCGCGTACGCCGCCGCCCCTGAGCAGCCCGACGAGGACGAGCCCGCCGCGCCGCCGTCGCGCCCCGCCGTCACCGGCGGGTGGGACCTCCGCTCGCTCGTGACGGGCGAGGAGCGGAGCGTGGCCGCCTCGGACGAGGAGCGCGAGCGCATCCGCCGCATTCTCGACGATCTCGACTAG
- a CDS encoding YggS family pyridoxal phosphate-dependent enzyme, whose amino-acid sequence MTTETAPPDLVDQITERATDVRRRIAEAADRAGRDAEAVTLVAVTKTHPLETVRAAIAAGLRDLGENRVQELVDKSDAIPGEADGGDVRWHLIGSLQRNKARDAAARADLFHALDSVRLAKALEKKAADAGRVLPVLVQVNISGEDAKHGVEPEDAYDLLQTAAERGHLRPVGLMGMAAIAEDDDDLERVVRPAFRTLRQLYEGSPIPLSVLSMGMSGDYEVAVEEGATHVRVGSALFGPR is encoded by the coding sequence ATGACGACCGAGACTGCCCCCCCCGACCTCGTCGACCAGATCACCGAGCGCGCCACCGACGTCCGCCGACGGATCGCGGAGGCGGCCGACCGGGCCGGGCGGGACGCCGAGGCCGTCACGCTCGTGGCCGTCACCAAGACGCACCCGCTCGAGACGGTCCGCGCCGCGATCGCCGCCGGCCTCCGCGACCTCGGCGAGAACCGCGTCCAGGAGCTCGTCGACAAGTCCGACGCGATCCCTGGCGAAGCCGACGGGGGCGACGTTCGGTGGCACCTCATCGGGTCGCTCCAGCGGAACAAGGCCCGCGACGCCGCCGCCCGCGCCGACCTGTTCCACGCGCTCGACTCGGTCCGCCTCGCGAAGGCGTTGGAGAAGAAGGCCGCCGACGCCGGGCGCGTGCTCCCCGTCCTCGTCCAGGTCAACATCTCGGGCGAGGACGCCAAACACGGCGTCGAGCCGGAGGACGCGTACGACCTCCTCCAGACGGCCGCCGAGCGCGGCCACCTCCGCCCGGTCGGTCTGATGGGGATGGCGGCGATCGCCGAGGACGATGACGACCTCGAGCGCGTCGTCCGTCCCGCATTCCGCACGTTGCGCCAGCTCTACGAGGGCTCACCGATCCCGCTGTCGGTCCTCTCGATGGGGATGAGCGGGGACTACGAGGTGGCCGTCGAAGAGGGCGCGACGCACGTCCGGGTGGGCTCGGCGCTGTTCGGGCCGCGCTGA
- a CDS encoding AMIN-like domain-containing (lipo)protein — MPRFLLLALLLAACASEPAEVPAAPEADVSVPTPEADGTDAPEGPTRAPRDASDWTSGIVDLGASGEGQAVLTDVRVATHDGYDRVAFEFESVRPAVHVEYVDRPVRACGSGEVVELPGDGWLLVRFRGARAHTAAGEATVDPATRDLGLPTALALARTCDFEGEVSWVVAASSPEPVRVTTLDGPPRVAVDLRHPAR; from the coding sequence ATGCCTCGCTTCCTCCTTCTCGCCCTCCTCCTCGCCGCCTGCGCCAGCGAGCCCGCCGAGGTGCCCGCAGCGCCGGAGGCTGACGTCTCCGTTCCGACCCCGGAGGCGGACGGCACCGACGCGCCGGAGGGCCCCACTCGCGCGCCGCGTGACGCCTCCGACTGGACCTCCGGCATCGTCGACCTCGGTGCCTCTGGCGAGGGGCAGGCCGTGCTGACGGACGTCCGCGTCGCCACGCACGACGGCTACGATCGGGTCGCCTTCGAGTTCGAGTCCGTCCGGCCCGCCGTCCACGTCGAGTACGTCGACCGGCCGGTGCGGGCGTGCGGCTCGGGCGAGGTGGTGGAGCTTCCAGGTGACGGGTGGCTGCTCGTCCGGTTCAGGGGGGCCCGCGCGCACACCGCGGCGGGCGAGGCCACGGTCGATCCGGCCACGCGCGACCTCGGGTTGCCGACGGCGCTCGCGCTGGCGCGGACGTGCGACTTCGAGGGCGAGGTGTCGTGGGTCGTCGCCGCGTCGTCCCCCGAGCCGGTCCGCGTGACGACGCTCGACGGGCCGCCGCGCGTCGCCGTCGACCTGCGGCACCCAGCTCGCTAG
- a CDS encoding TIGR00266 family protein → MPVHDIDYRLIGDDLQIVEIELDPGEAVRAEAGAMLYMDGDITMDTGTGGGFMKGLKRRIAGESFFITSFTNDGRSKARAAFSAPYPGKVIPIDLGDYGGRFLCQKDTFLCAASGIEIEVAFTKKIGAGLFGGEGFILQKLTGDGLAFCHAGGTIIERDLAAGETLRVDTGCLVAFSESVDYDIQFQGGFKNALFGGEGLFLARVEGPGKVFLQSLPFSRLADRIVAASRMYGRKGESSGGSNALGALGGLAAGGLLGGLLGEDN, encoded by the coding sequence ATGCCTGTCCACGACATCGACTACCGCCTCATCGGCGACGACCTCCAGATCGTCGAAATCGAGCTCGACCCCGGCGAAGCCGTCCGCGCCGAGGCCGGGGCCATGCTCTACATGGACGGCGACATCACGATGGACACGGGCACCGGCGGCGGGTTCATGAAGGGGCTCAAGCGCCGGATCGCCGGCGAGAGCTTCTTCATCACGTCGTTCACCAACGACGGGCGGTCGAAGGCCCGCGCCGCGTTCAGCGCGCCGTACCCGGGCAAGGTCATCCCCATCGACCTCGGCGACTACGGCGGGCGGTTCTTGTGCCAGAAGGACACGTTCCTCTGCGCGGCCTCCGGCATCGAGATCGAGGTGGCCTTCACGAAGAAGATCGGGGCCGGTCTGTTCGGCGGCGAGGGCTTCATCCTCCAGAAGCTGACCGGCGACGGCCTCGCGTTCTGCCACGCTGGCGGGACGATCATCGAGCGCGACCTCGCGGCCGGCGAGACGCTCCGCGTCGACACCGGCTGCCTCGTCGCGTTCTCCGAGTCGGTCGACTACGACATCCAGTTCCAGGGCGGCTTCAAGAACGCGCTGTTCGGCGGCGAGGGCCTGTTCCTGGCGCGCGTCGAGGGCCCGGGCAAGGTGTTCCTCCAGAGCCTCCCGTTCTCGCGCCTCGCGGACCGGATCGTGGCGGCGAGCCGGATGTACGGACGGAAGGGCGAGTCGTCGGGCGGCAGCAACGCGCTCGGGGCCCTAGGCGGGCTCGCCGCCGGCGGCCTGCTGGGTGGCCTCCTCGGCGAAGACAACTAG